A region from the Arthrobacter gengyunqii genome encodes:
- a CDS encoding DUF2469 domain-containing protein, translated as MSAEDLENYETDMELQLYREYRDVVGLFSYVVETERRFYLANHVDLQARSADGEIYFDLTLQDAWVWDVYRSARFVKSVRVITFKDVNVEELTRNDDLTIPKADELG; from the coding sequence ATGAGTGCCGAAGACCTTGAGAACTATGAAACGGACATGGAGCTTCAGCTCTACCGTGAATACCGGGACGTGGTGGGACTCTTCAGCTACGTGGTGGAAACCGAGCGCAGGTTCTACCTGGCCAACCACGTGGACCTGCAGGCACGCTCCGCGGACGGCGAGATCTACTTCGACCTGACCCTGCAGGATGCCTGGGTCTGGGACGTCTACCGTTCAGCCCGGTTCGTCAAAAGCGTTCGGGTGATCACGTTCAAGGACGTCAACGTCGAGGAACTCACGCGCAACGATGACCTGACCATCCCCAAGGCCGACGAACTGGGCTGA
- a CDS encoding tyrosine recombinase XerC yields MTSSGSDPIPETPAWPGEFSRALRRFSRYLTSERGRSEHTVRAYESDVAQLLNYALAVGVRTLDGIDLGVLRGWLGELSAAGLARSTLARRAATARSFTGWALREELISTDPAIRLRAPKREGTLPAVLRAGQIGELFEALAAATGDGEPVAIRDLALVELLYATGIRVGELTGLDIDDLNPERRTLTVIGKGNKERTVPYGQPAAAAVDDWLRRGRPALATAESGSALFLGRRGRRVDQRQIRAVVSRLFAALGDTGATGPHALRHTAATHLLDGGADLRAVQEILGHSSLATTQLYTHVSVDRLKASYQQAHPRA; encoded by the coding sequence GTGACATCATCAGGCAGCGATCCGATTCCCGAGACCCCGGCCTGGCCCGGCGAGTTCAGCCGTGCCCTGCGCCGGTTCAGCCGCTACTTGACCAGCGAACGCGGCCGTTCCGAGCACACGGTCCGGGCATACGAGAGTGACGTTGCCCAGCTGCTGAACTATGCACTCGCCGTAGGCGTGCGGACCTTGGACGGAATCGATCTTGGGGTTCTGCGCGGTTGGCTCGGTGAGCTCAGCGCCGCCGGCCTGGCCCGGTCAACACTGGCACGGCGGGCCGCCACAGCCCGCAGCTTTACCGGATGGGCGCTGCGTGAGGAACTCATCAGCACTGACCCGGCAATCCGCCTCCGTGCACCGAAACGGGAAGGAACTCTGCCTGCTGTGCTGCGGGCAGGACAGATCGGGGAACTCTTCGAAGCGCTCGCAGCAGCCACTGGTGACGGGGAACCGGTGGCAATCAGGGACCTGGCACTCGTGGAGCTTCTTTATGCCACCGGCATCCGGGTGGGGGAGCTCACCGGTCTGGACATCGATGACCTGAACCCGGAACGGCGCACGCTGACGGTAATCGGCAAGGGAAACAAGGAACGGACCGTTCCCTACGGGCAACCCGCGGCGGCGGCCGTTGATGATTGGCTGCGCCGCGGCCGTCCGGCCCTGGCAACTGCCGAAAGCGGCTCCGCCCTGTTCCTGGGCCGGCGCGGCCGAAGGGTGGACCAGCGTCAGATCCGCGCAGTGGTCTCCCGGCTCTTCGCCGCGTTGGGGGACACCGGTGCCACCGGCCCGCACGCGCTGCGGCACACTGCGGCAACCCACCTGCTCGACGGCGGGGCAGACTTGAGAGCGGTGCAGGAGATCCTGGGACACTCATCGCTGGCCACGACGCAGCTGTATACCCACGTGTCCGTGGACCGGCTGAAGGCCAGTTACCAGCAGGCCCATCCCAGGGCCTGA
- a CDS encoding methylated-DNA--[protein]-cysteine S-methyltransferase, translated as MSALCGRLTTQPSPPPTMLSRMKGTAVQIHKSVLTPLGVFTLASEEGYLKAVFAGVPDPASDHGLGRIVEEGFEETERQLAEYFDGKRCCFDLDLDIKGTDFQRLVWAEVSAIPYGQTCSYKQLAIRLGDAAKARSVGAALSRNPLNIVIPTHRVVGSRGSLTGYSSGIDTKRFLLEHEKSEATAALRMQCADAAGVPA; from the coding sequence ATGAGTGCACTCTGCGGACGCCTGACCACCCAACCGTCACCACCACCAACCATGCTTTCCCGAATGAAAGGAACTGCCGTGCAAATCCACAAGAGTGTTCTCACACCGCTGGGGGTGTTCACCCTCGCTTCCGAGGAGGGATATCTTAAGGCCGTTTTCGCCGGGGTGCCCGATCCCGCTTCCGATCACGGGCTGGGACGTATTGTCGAGGAGGGTTTTGAGGAAACGGAACGCCAGCTCGCCGAGTACTTCGACGGCAAGCGCTGCTGTTTCGATCTTGATCTGGACATAAAGGGCACGGATTTCCAACGCCTGGTGTGGGCTGAAGTGTCAGCCATTCCATACGGCCAAACCTGCAGTTACAAGCAGCTGGCGATTCGGCTTGGGGATGCGGCAAAGGCCCGAAGCGTTGGCGCTGCTCTTTCCCGCAACCCGCTGAACATCGTCATCCCCACCCACCGGGTCGTGGGATCTCGTGGTTCACTCACCGGCTATTCCTCCGGCATAGATACCAAGAGGTTCCTCTTGGAGCACGAAAAATCAGAGGCAACCGCGGCGCTGCGCATGCAGTGTGCAGACGCCGCCGGTGTGCCTGCTTGA
- a CDS encoding YraN family protein, translating into MRAKDTLGRRGEDLAAVYLAATGIEVIDRNWRCSDGEIDLVGVDGDTLVIVEVKTRSSLDYGDPLEAITPAKLARLYLLASKWRRASSRHFPSFRVDAVSVLDNGAGAPVIEHLREVAL; encoded by the coding sequence ATGAGAGCTAAGGACACACTGGGACGGCGCGGCGAGGACCTGGCCGCTGTCTATTTGGCGGCGACAGGTATCGAAGTAATAGACCGCAATTGGCGGTGTTCCGACGGCGAAATTGACCTTGTTGGCGTCGACGGCGACACGCTGGTGATCGTTGAGGTCAAAACGCGCTCTTCATTGGACTACGGGGACCCGCTGGAGGCCATTACACCGGCGAAACTCGCCCGCCTCTACCTGCTCGCCAGCAAATGGAGGCGGGCATCATCGCGGCATTTTCCCTCGTTCCGGGTGGATGCGGTTTCAGTTCTTGACAACGGTGCGGGCGCACCTGTCATCGAACACCTGAGAGAGGTTGCGCTGTGA
- the dprA gene encoding DNA-processing protein DprA, translating to MNGERMDLLRTRAALSRMFEPSDNVGLALVEAAGPGDALRVATGAIRAGEALTREVLEVLTAAGIPATGNSLSSALERWITRVPDLAPDRDLSMIGRAGGELLIPEDSRWPEALRDLGLGMPLCLWTRGDLSKGIPALHQTAAVVGSRDSTGYGASVTGDISAGLVTRGWTVVSGGAYGIDAQAHRAALVTGSQARIPTIAVMACGVDRYYPAGNEELLREVVRHGLLLSEVPPGSAPTRWRFLQRNRIIAALSAVTVVVEARWRSGALNTAHHAAALGREVGAVPGSVYSANSAGCHRLLRDGSAVCVTDAAEIVELGSPIGSTGDAAESTHEEVKAVHDGLTIEDMLLLDALPLRSGSLVEKLASVAGLSVSAVRAGLARLELEGLAARDGPDKWRRSRG from the coding sequence ATGAACGGCGAGCGGATGGACCTCTTGCGCACACGTGCAGCCCTTTCCCGGATGTTCGAGCCTTCGGACAACGTTGGCCTCGCTCTTGTCGAAGCGGCCGGACCGGGAGATGCACTCCGGGTGGCTACCGGGGCCATCCGCGCCGGTGAGGCGCTTACCCGTGAGGTGTTGGAGGTCCTGACCGCTGCCGGTATACCGGCCACAGGAAACAGCCTGTCGTCCGCATTGGAACGGTGGATTACCAGAGTCCCTGACCTGGCCCCCGACCGTGACCTCAGCATGATTGGACGGGCAGGAGGGGAGCTTCTCATTCCCGAGGACTCCCGTTGGCCGGAAGCTCTGCGGGATCTGGGGCTCGGCATGCCGTTGTGCCTGTGGACCCGGGGAGACTTGAGCAAGGGCATTCCGGCGCTGCACCAGACCGCCGCCGTGGTTGGATCACGCGACAGCACGGGGTACGGGGCATCGGTGACCGGGGACATCTCTGCCGGGCTCGTGACGCGGGGATGGACAGTGGTGTCCGGCGGGGCCTACGGCATCGATGCCCAGGCACACCGTGCAGCCTTGGTCACCGGAAGCCAGGCACGGATTCCCACCATCGCCGTCATGGCGTGCGGGGTCGACCGCTACTATCCAGCCGGCAATGAGGAACTCCTTCGCGAAGTTGTCCGCCATGGTCTCCTCCTCTCGGAAGTCCCGCCAGGCTCCGCACCCACCCGCTGGAGGTTCCTTCAGCGCAATCGGATTATTGCCGCCCTCAGTGCCGTGACGGTCGTGGTTGAAGCACGATGGCGTTCCGGCGCCCTTAACACGGCACACCATGCAGCGGCGCTGGGGCGCGAAGTGGGCGCAGTCCCCGGATCCGTGTATTCAGCCAACTCAGCCGGGTGTCACCGTCTGCTGCGGGACGGGAGCGCTGTCTGCGTGACGGATGCCGCCGAGATCGTTGAACTGGGCAGCCCGATTGGTTCGACCGGGGACGCTGCGGAAAGCACTCACGAGGAGGTAAAAGCCGTTCACGACGGGCTCACGATCGAGGACATGCTCCTGCTTGACGCACTTCCGCTGCGCAGCGGATCACTTGTTGAAAAGTTGGCGTCCGTTGCCGGGTTGTCGGTGTCCGCCGTCCGGGCGGGCCTGGCACGTTTGGAGCTCGAAGGCCTCGCGGCACGGGACGGGCCTGACAAGTGGAGGCGGAGCCGCGGATGA
- a CDS encoding 2'-5' RNA ligase family protein codes for MAPLDPPLTGYLAQNRRLYAQLRPDADSLEQVKRLQQSLAEHPGVNDGGRPRWIPERQIHLTLIHFGKVRDVYAAVSAAAEVSWHTYEELLADYVRETEAAMPRQPVVLEPAVLSRFGRHGRTLVLEYFPSSALMSAHERAYGVLVDFLHSCGIEDAAAFTAADPNFMFASGLRPHITLARGFAGTLPAPTRGVQGGSLPVAGAPIPATVRLESMPVVYTVLE; via the coding sequence ATGGCACCTCTTGACCCTCCGCTGACCGGGTACCTGGCCCAAAACCGGCGCCTTTATGCTCAGTTAAGGCCGGACGCGGACTCACTGGAACAGGTGAAGCGGCTGCAGCAGTCCCTGGCGGAGCACCCTGGAGTGAACGACGGCGGCCGTCCCCGCTGGATACCCGAGCGGCAGATCCACCTGACACTGATCCATTTCGGCAAGGTCAGGGATGTTTACGCTGCGGTCTCAGCCGCCGCGGAGGTTTCCTGGCACACGTACGAGGAGCTCCTCGCGGACTACGTAAGGGAGACCGAAGCCGCCATGCCGCGGCAGCCCGTTGTTTTGGAGCCGGCGGTGCTGTCCCGATTCGGGCGGCACGGCCGGACGCTGGTCCTGGAGTACTTTCCCTCGTCGGCCCTCATGTCCGCCCATGAACGGGCCTATGGGGTACTTGTCGATTTCCTGCACAGCTGCGGGATCGAGGACGCGGCCGCATTCACTGCTGCAGATCCCAATTTCATGTTTGCTTCCGGCCTTCGCCCCCACATCACCCTGGCCCGCGGTTTTGCTGGAACGTTGCCGGCGCCGACGCGTGGTGTGCAGGGCGGTTCCCTTCCGGTTGCCGGAGCCCCGATACCGGCCACGGTTCGCTTGGAGTCCATGCCGGTGGTGTACACGGTCTTGGAATAA
- a CDS encoding GNAT family N-acetyltransferase translates to MPFDIPVLSDRDLTLRPHNEDDIDPVLSRSVDPVSQQWTTVPLEYTREMAAEYVAAISRPQEKEISWALDVNGAYVGTLDLRFKGDNSGDLGFVTAPEYRGRGLMSRAVGLAVTYALDNLGWDLVSWSANTGNIGSYKTVWRNGFPPPIAVPNLLPHRGRMVDGWVSSLAAGDPREPSGTWAAWNDVAANLPPLPSTTLRS, encoded by the coding sequence ATGCCTTTTGACATCCCCGTCCTGTCCGATCGAGACCTCACGCTGCGCCCGCACAACGAGGACGATATTGATCCGGTGCTTTCCCGTTCCGTCGATCCGGTGTCGCAGCAGTGGACAACCGTTCCGCTGGAGTACACACGGGAGATGGCGGCGGAGTATGTCGCGGCGATTTCCCGTCCCCAGGAAAAGGAGATTTCCTGGGCGCTGGATGTCAACGGCGCTTACGTCGGAACCCTGGATCTGCGGTTCAAGGGTGACAACTCGGGCGACCTGGGATTCGTCACCGCCCCGGAGTACCGGGGCAGGGGGCTGATGTCGCGCGCCGTCGGCCTGGCGGTCACCTATGCCCTGGATAATCTCGGTTGGGACCTGGTGAGCTGGTCGGCGAATACCGGGAACATCGGCAGCTACAAGACGGTGTGGCGAAACGGTTTTCCGCCGCCGATCGCTGTTCCGAATCTTCTGCCGCACCGCGGACGGATGGTCGACGGCTGGGTTTCGAGCCTCGCCGCCGGAGATCCGCGGGAGCCCTCAGGAACGTGGGCAGCATGGAACGACGTCGCCGCCAACCTTCCGCCGCTCCCGTCAACGACACTTCGGTCCTGA
- a CDS encoding LPXTG cell wall anchor domain-containing protein, with the protein MNNVFKTTAAAAATAVVIGGFSLTAIQPAVATVPDNGGDTVPHVSQEVGAYVYLKKDPAKPAAWENSGPQRLLDTKEGTAWFENLISLLPADVCGPGWGIQQDKLDITGEFVWPNTLVYPELFAANAVLTDDKHEDLEVYGQVPDCDPEPEPEPSVPPAPVPTPDPKPTPDPKPSPEPTPDPTPSPEPTPDPTPSPEPTPDPKPTPDPTPSPEPTPDPTPTPDPKPTPDPTPSPEPTPDPTLTPDPKPTPDPTPSPEPTPDPTPTPDPKPTPDPTPSPEPTPDPKPTPDPESTVPTEDPTAPPAVNTEPRLPNTGASSTMAALAGAGVLVAALGATVLVRNRRRAGLSND; encoded by the coding sequence ATGAACAACGTTTTTAAAACCACGGCTGCTGCCGCCGCCACTGCTGTTGTGATCGGCGGATTTTCTCTAACAGCCATCCAACCGGCCGTTGCAACCGTCCCCGATAACGGCGGGGACACTGTTCCTCACGTGTCTCAGGAGGTAGGTGCATACGTCTACCTGAAAAAGGACCCTGCCAAGCCTGCCGCTTGGGAAAACTCCGGCCCGCAGCGCCTCCTGGACACCAAAGAGGGAACCGCTTGGTTCGAGAATCTGATTAGCCTGCTGCCCGCGGATGTCTGCGGGCCGGGCTGGGGCATCCAGCAGGACAAGCTTGACATCACGGGAGAGTTCGTCTGGCCCAACACACTCGTCTATCCTGAGCTGTTTGCAGCCAATGCCGTCTTGACGGATGACAAGCATGAGGACCTTGAGGTCTACGGTCAGGTTCCGGATTGCGACCCTGAGCCTGAGCCTGAGCCCAGCGTGCCGCCGGCACCTGTACCCACGCCGGACCCCAAGCCGACACCGGATCCGAAACCGTCACCCGAACCCACGCCGGACCCGACACCGTCACCCGAACCCACGCCGGACCCGACACCGTCACCCGAGCCCACCCCGGATCCCAAGCCGACACCGGACCCGACACCGTCGCCCGAACCCACACCGGACCCGACACCCACACCGGACCCCAAGCCGACACCGGACCCGACACCGTCGCCCGAACCCACACCGGACCCGACACTCACACCGGACCCCAAGCCGACACCGGACCCGACACCGTCGCCCGAACCCACACCGGACCCGACACCCACACCGGACCCCAAGCCGACACCGGACCCGACACCGTCGCCCGAACCCACACCGGACCCCAAGCCGACACCGGACCCGGAATCTACCGTTCCGACCGAGGACCCGACGGCACCACCGGCAGTGAACACGGAGCCGCGGCTGCCGAACACCGGCGCCAGTTCCACGATGGCCGCGCTGGCCGGAGCCGGTGTCCTGGTTGCCGCCCTGGGCGCCACCGTTCTGGTTCGCAACCGGCGACGCGCTGGTCTGAGCAACGACTAA
- a CDS encoding DUF3145 domain-containing protein, with translation MSVVMAHGVLFIHSAPSALCPHIEWAIGSVVEKRTDLQWTPQPAAPGMLRTELEWTGPQGTGSLLASALRGWAHLRYEVTEDQSPGADGSRWCHTPELGIFHAATDVHGNIMVSEDRIRYAYESGAGDPSAVYHELSLALGEAWDDELEPFRHAADGANVRWLHQVG, from the coding sequence ATGTCTGTTGTGATGGCCCACGGCGTGTTATTCATACACTCCGCCCCGTCTGCGTTGTGCCCGCATATTGAGTGGGCCATTGGATCCGTCGTGGAAAAGCGAACGGATCTACAGTGGACCCCTCAGCCGGCTGCTCCCGGAATGCTGCGGACCGAACTGGAATGGACCGGTCCGCAGGGCACTGGATCGCTTCTGGCCTCTGCGCTGCGCGGATGGGCCCACCTGAGGTACGAAGTCACTGAGGACCAGAGTCCCGGAGCTGACGGCAGCCGCTGGTGCCACACCCCTGAGCTGGGCATTTTCCATGCAGCCACTGATGTGCACGGCAACATCATGGTCTCCGAGGACCGGATCCGTTACGCCTATGAAAGCGGCGCCGGCGACCCCTCCGCCGTCTATCACGAGTTGTCCCTCGCCCTGGGCGAGGCCTGGGATGATGAACTGGAACCCTTCCGGCACGCCGCAGACGGGGCCAACGTCCGCTGGCTGCATCAAGTCGGCTAA
- a CDS encoding YifB family Mg chelatase-like AAA ATPase produces MTLGRTYGVGLVGLDGRMVEVEADIGQTLPSFVLLGLPDASLNEAKDRVRSAAKNAGLPLSRRRITVNLMPADVHKRGSGFDLAIVMAALAAAGDIRCSGRRVFIAELGLDGRLRPVRGILPAVMAAVEAGYPEITVAEANADEAALVPGAEVNGFGSLAEVAAFLGAAPERLIFPPQIPDRPAEGGGDEPLGAPGRSRDMSDIAGQSEARFAVEVAAAGAHHLLMTGPPGAGKTMLAERLPSLLPNLSDAHAMEVTAIHSLVSGGRTCSQLLRRPPFESPHHTASSAAIIGGGSGIARPGAASRAHRGVLFLDEAPEYDRRVLDALRQPLESGKVELHRAAGTATYPARFQLVLAANPCPCGLASGKGIDCTCTPQQRRRYFSRLSGPLLDRVDLQLQVQRVSLREFAGDGRAEDSAAIARRVDEARKVQHARLKDWGYGTNAEVAGNLLRGPLRPPPKATVSLDRAMERQTLTARGYDRVLRVAWSVADLAGHTAPDADDVGQALGFRQQQGEAA; encoded by the coding sequence GTGACGCTGGGCAGAACCTACGGCGTGGGGCTCGTCGGCCTGGACGGACGGATGGTGGAAGTTGAAGCCGACATCGGCCAGACCCTGCCGTCTTTTGTTCTGCTGGGCCTGCCGGATGCGTCCCTGAACGAAGCCAAGGACCGGGTCAGATCCGCAGCCAAGAACGCCGGCCTGCCGCTGAGCCGCAGACGGATCACGGTCAATCTGATGCCGGCTGACGTTCACAAGCGCGGTTCCGGTTTCGACCTGGCCATTGTGATGGCAGCCCTCGCTGCCGCGGGCGACATCCGATGCAGCGGCCGCCGCGTCTTCATCGCCGAACTCGGCCTTGACGGCAGGCTGCGGCCGGTTCGGGGAATCCTTCCGGCTGTCATGGCAGCGGTGGAAGCCGGATACCCGGAAATCACCGTCGCCGAAGCAAACGCGGATGAAGCCGCACTCGTCCCCGGCGCCGAGGTGAACGGGTTCGGTTCGCTGGCCGAAGTAGCCGCATTCCTGGGCGCAGCTCCCGAGCGGCTGATTTTTCCGCCGCAGATTCCGGACCGGCCAGCCGAAGGCGGGGGCGATGAGCCGCTGGGAGCACCAGGTCGGAGTCGGGACATGTCGGATATCGCGGGTCAGTCCGAAGCAAGGTTCGCCGTAGAGGTGGCGGCCGCAGGCGCACATCATCTACTGATGACGGGGCCGCCAGGAGCGGGCAAGACGATGTTGGCCGAGCGGCTGCCCAGCCTGCTGCCCAATCTTTCCGACGCCCATGCCATGGAAGTGACCGCCATCCATTCACTGGTTTCAGGCGGCCGCACCTGTTCCCAGCTGCTGCGGCGTCCGCCGTTTGAGAGCCCCCACCACACTGCTTCGTCGGCTGCGATTATCGGCGGGGGCTCAGGCATTGCCCGTCCGGGAGCCGCTTCCCGCGCCCACCGCGGTGTCCTCTTCCTTGATGAAGCGCCGGAATACGATCGGCGCGTCTTGGATGCCCTGCGTCAGCCGCTGGAAAGCGGAAAGGTTGAACTGCACCGGGCCGCGGGAACGGCCACCTATCCGGCGAGATTCCAGCTGGTCCTGGCCGCGAACCCCTGCCCCTGCGGGCTGGCATCCGGAAAGGGTATCGACTGCACCTGCACTCCGCAGCAACGGCGCAGATACTTCAGCCGGCTGTCAGGACCGTTGCTGGACCGGGTGGATCTGCAGCTCCAGGTGCAACGGGTCTCGCTGAGGGAGTTTGCCGGTGACGGCCGTGCCGAGGACAGTGCCGCTATAGCCCGGCGCGTCGACGAAGCACGCAAAGTCCAGCATGCCCGGTTGAAGGACTGGGGCTACGGGACCAATGCGGAGGTGGCCGGAAACCTGCTCCGAGGACCGTTGCGGCCCCCGCCGAAAGCCACTGTTTCACTGGATCGTGCCATGGAACGGCAAACACTAACCGCCCGGGGCTACGACAGGGTACTTCGGGTCGCCTGGAGCGTTGCCGATCTCGCCGGCCATACAGCGCCCGACGCCGATGACGTAGGCCAGGCATTGGGGTTCCGGCAGCAGCAGGGAGAAGCAGCATGA